DNA from Terriglobus tenax:
CGCATCGCGTCCGCGCGAGATGAGGCCAGCCTGCTCCAGCACCTTCAGATGCCGGGAGATGGCGGGCTGGCTCATGTCGAAGGGCTCGCAAAGCTCGCTGACGGAGGCTTCGCCCAGGGAAAGCCGGGCAAGGATCGCGCGGCGGGTGGGATCGGCGAGAGCCTGAAAGGTGGTGTCGAGATGGTCGAACGATTCCATAGCTTTTTATTTATATAACTATTTAGTTATATGTCAAGCAGCAAATTCACGCATCATAGAAATCATGGTTCGCCATCGTATTGCCCGCCTCGCAAGTCTTGTTGTCCTGTTCGCCGCTCCGGCCTTTTCCCAGACGCTGCACGATGTTGCCAAGCGGGTCAATGACCACTACAACCACCTGAATTCCCTGGAAGCGAAGTACACCGAGCGCTATTCCGGCATGGGGATGAACAAGACCGAGACCGGCACGCTGCTGCTGAAAAAGCCCGGCAAGATGCGCTGGAGCTATGCGGCGCCCGAGGGCAAACTGTTTGTGCTGGATGGCAAGAATGCCTACTTCTACACACCGGGCGATGCGCAGGCACAGGTGATTCCTGCCAAGAAGCTGGACGATATGCGCAGCCCGCTGCGCTTCCTGCTGGGGCATACCAACCTGGAGAAGGAACTGGACCACCTGACCATGAACAGCAGCGGAGACCGCGCCTACTTTACCGGTGTGCCGAAGGGCATGGAGGAGCGGGTGAAGGAGTTTACCGTGGCCGTGCAGGCAGCGACCGGGGCGATTCTTGGCCTGAAGGTGGAGGAGATCGACGGTTCCACCACGGAGTTCACCTTCAGCGCATTGAAAGAGAATGTGCCGGTGAAGGACTCCGACTTCACGTTTACGCCACCTGTCGGGGTGGAGATTGTCTCCGGCATGCCTCCTGTGTAAGCAAGAAAACCGAGTCTATCTCGGCATAACTCCCGTCTTTAGGAAGAGAAATTCCGAAGCTCCTTGAATTCGGACTGGATATGTCCTATAAAAATAGGACTGAAACTGTCCCATATAAAGGCGGGTCATTGCATGCGTCGTATTCTGCCCTTCTCTCTTTTTGCGCTTCCCTTGGTTGCCCTTGCGCAGGGCCCTGGCGGTCCCGGTGGTCCGGGCGGCCCACCGCCGCGTGTTGTTCTGCAGGCACTGGACACCGATAAGGACGGCCAGCTCTCAATGGCAGAGATTGCGGCTGCGTCGGCCAACCTGCTGTCGCTGGACAGGAATGGCGACGGCCAGTTGACCTCACTGGAGTACCTGCCGAACCAGGCGGATCCGAAGGCGAACAACGCCGACGACCTGGCGCAGCGCCTGATGGTGTTCGACAAGAACGGCGACGGCGTTCTGACCAAGGACGAGGTGCCGGAACGCATGGCGGGGATCTTTGCGCGCGCGGACAAGAATGGCGATGGCAAGATCACGGCGGATGAGCTGAAGTCGACCGCATCGAAGCAGTCCGGCCCGAATGGCCGCGCGGAGCGTGGCGGTAATGTGACGCGGATGGACCCGATCCTGTCGGCGCTGGACACGGATCACGACGGTGTCATCTCCGCCGCGGAGATTGCCGCTGCTCCCGCCGCACTGAAGACGCTGGACAAGAACGGCGATGGCACGCTCACCGCCGACGAGATTCGTCCGCGCCAGCAGACCCCGGCCGATCGCGCCGGGCATTTCTTTGACGAGTGGGACACGAACAAGGACGGCAAGATCACGGTGGAGGAAGCTCCGGAACGCATGGCGCCGCAGTTTGCCAACATCGACACGAATCACGACGGCTTTATCGACCTGCAGGAAGCCACGACCTACTTTGCGAATATGCCGCAGCAGCAGCGCGGACCGCGACCCGAGGGCGCGCCGCGTCCGGAAGGCGCTCCGCAAAACTAGCGTCTTAAGCTGGCCTTGAACTGAGTGATGGTAAACAAGGGAACAAGAGAGGTATGGATGACCTTCCGCAAGAGTGTTGCTGCACTGTTCTGCATGACTGCTTCTGTCCTGGCACAGAAGCCGGCGACCCACGTCTTTCACTATGACAATGTTCTGGGAACGTCGATGGAGCTGAAGCTCCAGACGACGAATGCTCACCAGACCAACCGCGCCGAGAAGGCCGTTCTGGACGAGATTGCGCGTGAGAACAGAATTCTTTCCGCGTGGCAGTCGAACTCGGAGTTTTCGCGCTGGATGAAGACCCGCAACACGCCGGTGAAGGTGAGTCCGGAGCTAATGGAGGTACTGGCCACCTTTGACCAGTACCGCGAGCAGACCGGTGGCGCGCTGGACCCCAGCGCCGAGACCGCTACCCGTGTGTGGAAGCTGGCGGCTGTCGAAAACCGCAAACCCACCGAGGCTGAGCTGGCCAAAGCCGTAGCTGCGATGCAGCAGCCGCACTGGACACTGGACCAGGCGCGTGGCACGGCGACGCACCTGGACGATGCTCCGGTGGCGTTGAATTCGTTTGCCAAGAGCTACATTGCAGGACGCGCTGCTGACAAGGCTCTGGCGGCTGGAGCGAGCGGCATCCTGCTGAACATTGGCGGCGACATCGTGGTGCGCGGCGGTCTGTCAGAGAGCGTTGCCATTACCGATCCCAAGGCGAATGCCGATAACGATGAGCCCCTCGACATGGTGCGCGTCAGCAATCGCACGATTGCGACCTCCGGCGACTATCGCCGCGGTTTTGATATCGCAGGCCAGCACTACTCGCACCTGATCGATCCGCGTACGGGCCAGACGGCGGAGAACGTAATCTCGTCGACCGTGATTGCCAAGGATCCGGCGATGGCGGGTGCCCTGGCAACGGCGTTCAGCGTGATGGAGCCGGCGGAGAGCAAGAAGCTGGCATCAAAACTGACCGGTGTGGATTACATGCTCGTGCTGCGCGATGGATCGACGGTAGCCTCTGCCGGATGGCAGAGCCGCGAGGTGCCTCGCCTGGTGACGGCCGGCTTTGCCCCGGCGACCAGGACCGCCGGCCTGGATGTGATGATCAACTTCGAGATCGCACGCATCGACAATCCGCGCTACCGCCGCCCGTATGTGGCGGTGTGGGTCGAGGACCAGGACCACTTCCCCGTCCGCACGCTGGCCCTGTGGTTTGCCAAGCCGCGCTGGCTGAACGAGCTGAAGCAGTGGTATCGCGATGACCAAATGCGCAACATGGCCGAGGGCACGGACCTGACGGCTACGCTGAGTTCTGCCACGCGCGTACCGGGCAGCTACAACCTGCGCTGGGATGGCAAGGACAACAGCGGCAAGCCTGTGAAGCCGGGCAAATACACCGTGCTGATTGAAGCCGCGCGTGAGCATGGCGGCTACGACCTGCTGAAGCAGGAGATCAACTTCGACGGCAAGACGGCGGCGAAGTACTCCCTGCAGGGCAAGCAGGAGGTCGGTAAGGCGACCATCGATTACGGTAAGCACTAAACCCATGGCAACGACGGCTCCAACCAAACCACCCATCACCCTGGCGGTGCGCTTACGCAAGCGCACCGCTATCATTTCCCGCTGGCTGCATATTTACCTGTCGATGGTCTCGTTTGCCATCGTGCTGTTCTTCTCGATCACCGGCTTTACGCTGAACCATGCCGAAGCTCTGGGCGGCAAGGAGAAGACCACGGTGACCAAGGGCGAGCTGCCGCATGAATGGCTACGCCCCGCCGATGGCGCCGAGCCGGACAAGCTGAAGATTGCCGAAGAGCTGCGCTCGCGCCACAAGCTGCACGGCGCGGTGAGCGACTTCCGCGTGGATGACACGCAGCTTGAGGTCTCGTTCAAGGGCCCGGGCTATGCGGCCGATATCTTCATTGATCGCGACACCAATAAGTACGACCTGACGGAGACACGCAACGGCTTTGTGGCCGTGGTGAATGACCT
Protein-coding regions in this window:
- a CDS encoding ArsR/SmtB family transcription factor; the encoded protein is MESFDHLDTTFQALADPTRRAILARLSLGEASVSELCEPFDMSQPAISRHLKVLEQAGLISRGRDAQRRLSRIEGGPMAEANAWLEGFRRFWEPSFQRLDGLLEEMKTEKKSAKKR
- the lolA gene encoding outer membrane lipoprotein chaperone LolA, whose product is MVRHRIARLASLVVLFAAPAFSQTLHDVAKRVNDHYNHLNSLEAKYTERYSGMGMNKTETGTLLLKKPGKMRWSYAAPEGKLFVLDGKNAYFYTPGDAQAQVIPAKKLDDMRSPLRFLLGHTNLEKELDHLTMNSSGDRAYFTGVPKGMEERVKEFTVAVQAATGAILGLKVEEIDGSTTEFTFSALKENVPVKDSDFTFTPPVGVEIVSGMPPV
- a CDS encoding EF-hand domain-containing protein, with protein sequence MRRILPFSLFALPLVALAQGPGGPGGPGGPPPRVVLQALDTDKDGQLSMAEIAAASANLLSLDRNGDGQLTSLEYLPNQADPKANNADDLAQRLMVFDKNGDGVLTKDEVPERMAGIFARADKNGDGKITADELKSTASKQSGPNGRAERGGNVTRMDPILSALDTDHDGVISAAEIAAAPAALKTLDKNGDGTLTADEIRPRQQTPADRAGHFFDEWDTNKDGKITVEEAPERMAPQFANIDTNHDGFIDLQEATTYFANMPQQQRGPRPEGAPRPEGAPQN
- a CDS encoding DUF2271 domain-containing protein, which translates into the protein MTFRKSVAALFCMTASVLAQKPATHVFHYDNVLGTSMELKLQTTNAHQTNRAEKAVLDEIARENRILSAWQSNSEFSRWMKTRNTPVKVSPELMEVLATFDQYREQTGGALDPSAETATRVWKLAAVENRKPTEAELAKAVAAMQQPHWTLDQARGTATHLDDAPVALNSFAKSYIAGRAADKALAAGASGILLNIGGDIVVRGGLSESVAITDPKANADNDEPLDMVRVSNRTIATSGDYRRGFDIAGQHYSHLIDPRTGQTAENVISSTVIAKDPAMAGALATAFSVMEPAESKKLASKLTGVDYMLVLRDGSTVASAGWQSREVPRLVTAGFAPATRTAGLDVMINFEIARIDNPRYRRPYVAVWVEDQDHFPVRTLALWFAKPRWLNELKQWYRDDQMRNMAEGTDLTATLSSATRVPGSYNLRWDGKDNSGKPVKPGKYTVLIEAAREHGGYDLLKQEINFDGKTAAKYSLQGKQEVGKATIDYGKH
- a CDS encoding PepSY-associated TM helix domain-containing protein, which produces MATTAPTKPPITLAVRLRKRTAIISRWLHIYLSMVSFAIVLFFSITGFTLNHAEALGGKEKTTVTKGELPHEWLRPADGAEPDKLKIAEELRSRHKLHGAVSDFRVDDTQLEVSFKGPGYAADIFIDRDTNKYDLTETRNGFVAVVNDLHKGRDSGAVWAAMIDISAVLLTLVSLTGLVLLFFVYKRRVSGLIVAVAGGLVCYLVYLRFVP